In the genome of Arachis stenosperma cultivar V10309 chromosome 2, arast.V10309.gnm1.PFL2, whole genome shotgun sequence, the window AGTTTGGTAACGAAACAATGGCAAAATTTCATtccaattcaaaaaaaaaaaaaaaaaattaagagcgTTTAGATAAAGAATGCATCAAATCTAAAAGTTGCCAGATAACTTACCTACAAGATAAAAATTGGAAGAAAACAataagttaaaataaaataaaacataggacaaaccttcctcaacatcaCGAAGGGCCTTCAATTTTGCATCTGCGTTATCTATCCATATAATGTGCGCATTTGGATCTGCAATACCAATTAGTTAGATCGTTCAATTCCTCCAATCAAAAGATATTGTTTAAGGAGTTCAACATTCACAAGTTCTCCCAATCATGGAATGCAACATATGTTAAAGAAGGGATTTAGGGAAGAGAGTAAGACACGTAAGATCCATTTTGTTAATAGAAACAACGGGAAGTAATAGAAAATTGTACCAACCACAATCATGATTGTAGAAGGACGGAAGTATGTAGACAGCATGTCCAACGGCAGCTTCAGCTTCTACAGATGCTGCTGCTGATGAAAGAAGATCTTCATATAGTCCTGTAGCCAACTCAATGCGAAATGCATTGATTCGAATTCGTGCCAAAACACCAATGTACCATTGCTTGGTTAAAACTTGAAAATAGCTAGATAAGTAGTCTCTCAACTTATATATCTGTCTTTTTGTGTATGTGTGTGCTGAGTGATTAGTAAATTGTACCTACTTCATACAAAATTCTGACGACACAAGGGGGATACAATCAATATGCTATTCATAGAAGGATACAAGAAATATCTTCATCTGAAATAAGTGTCTTTCTGAAAGCATTCCATAACAAGCCAAACTCTTCTTCCATCTGAAAAGTTACGCAATACATTGGAAGAAGTAATGATGAGAAAACTGCCAAATAACAATACTTACTTAATTTGAATTTAGCGTCAGTGTAAAACAGCTTTACATGTACATCCAATCACATAATGCcacattataaaaaataactactatTTTCATTGACCGTGTGAATGGTCATCCAAAAGGATGGATGTGATTGCATAACTGTGTAAAACATTTTACACTatcagtgcatcaaaattaaattcttttccAAAACATAAACATTTCATTCTTTCCAGAGAAACCTGACAAAAAATCTAATTTCTTTTGGATAAAACCTGACAAAAATTATAACTACCTACACAAAATTTTATTGCCATTATAATAAAATTCTACATGCCTCACCCGTGAAATCATCTGAGGTGTCAAATTGGCAGGTTGAAGTATGTCTACACTGTCACTTCTGGCAACTCCTGATATGACCATGCAAGCCAACCGCTTCACCATGAAAGGATATTTCAAACCATGGGTCCTTTGCAAAGAGATCAAGTAACCGTCAGCAACATAATAGGTGTGATAAGTCATAGAATCAATTGTTAATGAACAACATCTTTAATCATTTATGACTAGTACTATCCAAACATCTGATCAATGGAAAAAATTGGCGGTAAAGTTGCCGTAACTGTTAAACAAGATTATTTTGGAAAATCATACCTAGTTTCAAGCCATCTTTATGCAGGAGAAAGAAACAATCAAAATGACTAATTTGGGATACATGTATGACTCCTGTAACCTTTTTACTACTCAGACTATGCTGTTAAACAAGAAAAGTGAAATTAGGCAAAATATACATCGgttaaattattttctttttattaaaagaaagaGCAGAATTGTGGTAAATCTAAAATCTGTTAAGCAACTtacaaaagaaaagagcaaAATTAGTCCCATTAACATTAATGGTCAGTTCGGTACAGGGGTAAGAAATGGAGGAAACATTTCACGAGTAAAACTTATAATAAAATTGTATGCATTACTAATCCAAGCCAATTGCCAATGTGCCATTAAGTCACCAATTCTTGATGCTTGATAACAAAGTCTCCTACCTGCAATAGTCATCAAAAGCCGCCCAATCTGCTTTCGTCTCAACATTGTAAAATTcctaaataaatatataatttcaaaataaGTAAATCTCAACAGAGGTTTAAGTTTCAGTTGTAAAAATAACAGAATGCATACAAGAGTTCAAAAACACCAAGGCCAGAATCCATAGAGGCTGAACCTACATTTCCACTCTAAACATCATATCTTATACACATTTCTTCACTGAAACTACAAATTAGTAATAGAAAATCCGCAGAAAAAGTTGTATTACACAATCCCCAGAAATTGCAACCCATCATTCTATTAAAGTATTCAGCACTAAACATAGCACATCATTTGCTAGCCATTTTGCATGCTACATTCTCCTTCTAGTAAGTTTTGGATTCGAAAATATGACACTACAAACTTCAACTCATCTTCAGATAATGCTTCAAGTTGAACTGATTAGTCTAATTTCTAAAGCCAGGTAAATTCTTAGACatttaaacaaaattattaatataagttatatacttattatatttcctaaactttttttttctattattaagCATCGTCTAGCTTAAAGTTAAAAGGCAAAACATCAAACAAGTGGTGAGCCAAAGCAAAAAGGAACTAAAACGCACCATGCAGCGTCGTTTACAATCTTCACTGCAAAACGACACGCGTTGAGCTTCGGAGCCATCGGGATTAGAGATTCTGCGGAGGCAGCAGTAACAGACAGTGTGGAGAACGTTGGGAGAAGGGTGGCATACGGCGGGCTTGGCGGTGTGGATGAGTTCTCCGGCGCCGATCGGACGAGTGGCGAAGACACCGCGCCCCGCCGAGTCTGTGAGGCCGACTCGAATAGGGGGCGGGTCGGGTCGTAGTTCCGGCGtggcggtggtggtggtgaAGTGGTGGAATTGAAACTTGTTTGGCTTGGTAAAGAGGGAAGAAGCTAAACGGAGTGTGTGTGAGAGCGGAAATcgcattttgatttttctttttgacTTCACGAAATTCATGTATGAGTgcagaagaaatcaagaaaatcTGTGAAGTAAGGCTGAATTAACTGGTTAATCATCACACACACTACTGTTTGGGTAATCTTAATTATGTTAGTTTAATTATCGCTAAATCTTAAATGTTTAATTAACCTTTATTCACCCGCCACTCCGCCAGAGCAAGGCAAGTATCTTGAATTCTTGATCTATTTGTTAGTGATTTAAGATACTAGAgttaataaaatactaaaattgaggattaaaagaaacaacatactaaatatatattaaaattaatgattaaaattaattataaaaaatattaaaagattatcaaaatttattatttttatctatcaattaattattaatattaaaaaatatgaaataaaatatattattaaataattaaattaaaagaattgaGTTAATAATTAAGTAATagtagaaaataataaaatttaataattttaatattttttattaattagtaatataaaatatatattaaaatataaaatatatattaaaaataaattaaataatatataaatatataataactaattttaatatataaataatatttttttaaagtacatcttttatatttttgtattttatatagctaattgattttatatatatatatatatatatatatatatagaatggTTGTGTTTTGATATGTATGCTAAAAGATTAAGTAATCAACAAAAGTAATCTAAagataaaaatgtaaaaaaaaaagtctttaaaatatttaaaattttatatttataccTAATTGCATTGCTctatcaataaaattatttgatctaataatttattatttcaaaatatttattcttgtagataaaatattttcaaaataataataagatagaaagttaaaaatttattagtttgtattttgttgtaagctgaaaaacaaatcaaaactcaaaaattcTCATTCCAGATTAACAATCAATACTAGGCATATATATACTAACTAAACCCATAGAATGATCAATAATGCAATACCATTATTACAAAATCATGATTATACACTTAAGCCACAATTAGCATCAACCACCTACATAGCCAACAAAACAATATGAAGAGAAATCATATAAAAAGGCACATACATCATCTATGCAATGGGGACCTCCAATCTAAACCTTCTTCTGGATAATCCTTCTGAAGTTCCTGGGGTGGTATGAAACAATCCATGGACAACCCTGGAACATTGAATGCAACATCATCAATGGTCCATGATTCTTCCAACCTTGTCATGTCTGTTCCAGCCTTGATGTTATCACCAAACCTGTATGAGAATTATGGTGATCAgagaataaaagaagaagagtAATAATATCTTAACTCACTCTCCTAAAACTTTTCAATtgaatactttaatttttaacaaattttaattacaaatttttcaaaatttttcttttattagataaattaattttcattacaattttttataaaagacaagattaattagtttttattattgtttaataaagacataacagtttcttttaattaattttaaaaatttttatcttaatttttttatatgagaattaatttatttattaaaataaaaaatttattaaaaagtaaagtatccaactataataataatttataattgaaattaatatccttattttctaccattttttttgttattctcaaatttttatagataaaaataaatcttataaaaaaattgtttatttcTAACTATTcatctttgaaaaatcttatATAGGtatatcaaatataaaaatatttggtaacaaaaaaaattaataaaaaatagtaaaaatttatcttatttaacatttattaattattataaaaataaatattaaataaaacaaattttaacaatttttttatttttctaatattactGTATAAAAAAACTAATATCTATATATGAATCTCTAATACCTTGTGATTATAACTGTTGATGAGCCAGCATGTGCAATCATGACACCATTATTAtcattactattattattatccacAATTACTGGCCTATAATCCTGAATATTTGTTGACATTGTTGTTTCCCAGTATGTAGGGTATGACCCTGGAGCTTGAATTCTTGTTAGATATGAGTCCTCAAGATGAACTAAGAGGCCACTCCTTTGGCTGAAGTAACCAAAAATGGAATGTTTGATCATCTCTGCTGTGTTGTCACTTCTTTGAGCAAGATCCTTTTGATCTGCTGAAAGTTTTAACACAAAACAATCCATGTCTGACATTTCTTTCTCTCCCATGTATTGTGCTCCACTGAATACACAGGATATTGCTAAAGGGTCTAATCCCTGCAATAACAACAATCTAAACAGTTtagataatattaaataaaatttaattctaaaaacaatatttaacttttttttatgggtaatatattaaaaaaataagttatttatGAAAAAAGTTATTCACAAATGAAACATAaataataaagaacaaaaattagAATATTTAAACTTCTAGAATTTTAATTTGGAGCCATTATTCTACTCTTCACCTACTAATTAACTAGTTTATTTAAACTGTTGATAAGCCAATTTCAATGCTAGTGGATAAAAAATGCAAGATgcaataagtaaataaatattaattaaaattttatttattatggaTTTTTAAAGAGTAAATTCTATCATTTTTTATGACGAAAGATTTGAGagctgataattttaattatagaAGATATAATTAACTCGAGAATCATCAAAGATTGGATTAGTTCGATAAAATTATCTAAATTCTTCAATAAAATTATCCAACAAATTATCAAATTTAGATAGTTATCGAATTAGCTCTATATTTAAAGACAATtgaattagtttatattttttttgatgaAATTGTCAGCGATAAAatcttttattataaaaaatagtaatttattCATATTTAAATAAGTACATAATATATATGATTCTTCGTGATAAAGTCAGTACAGTGCTTATCTTTTGAAGAATCTAAAATTATTTGGCTAAGCCAAAATAGTTACACATAATTGTGGtaattaattcatatatttGGAGGAGGTTGAGAAATAAAGGAATGAAACAGAGGAATGAAATTTTGAAGGGAAACAAAGATTTATAATGGTTGGTAGCAGACAGATATACTCAGTCAAGatagttattaattaaaatgaacAATATAACAACCACATCAACTTTCACATTCATGACaatttaaacaaattaaatatatttgatTAGAAGTCCACATCAGTTACAGGTTTGAGTAAATATAAAATCTGGTTCTCATTATTTTTCCCAATAAATTAAATTCCAAATCCACTATATATATAACACATTAACAAGACATTCCAAAATGGGTCATGTATAAGGGGTTAGGTTTAAACACCATTAATTTTGTTAGGGACTGAATCTAATTATCCTAATAACAATTTTATTTAGTTGTATGACATTAAATTGTGATTCAGATCTAAAAAATCTTCTTGAAGATACCATCAACAACTTTTGGAAAATAATTATAGAAAATAATGCTAGTAGTAGGGAAAGGACAAACTAAGTTTAAGGTCACCAAACATTGCTTCATTCCCCCAACCAAAACAATAGCACTAATTAATAGTAACAAAAACAACACCCAATTTATTGGGGAATTTAAAACAAAGACTAAGAACAACATACATATATGTACCACAAATTTGGAAACATTATCATCACCATATATTATTGCTTGATCAACCAAAAAGATAGTATATAGTATATACTAATTAACAACAAACACAAACACCCCCCATTTATTGTAATTAGGAAGAGAGATTTCCTATTTTTGTCCTTCTTTTCTCTTATATCAAgttgatttatatatatataactccCTTTAAAGAATTTAACatgaatatttattattaaaaaaattaaataactctaaaataattatattattttcacATGAGGCTCTTAGCTccttaataaattataaaataataattacatATTGAAAGAGAGAATTAAACATAGAGAAAAATTGGAAAATAAGACTAATATAATCAAAACTACATTAAAACTCTAAAATGGGCATATATTATTCTTAAGTgtctattaataattttttagccAAAATGGTAAACAACATATGCTCTAATTAAGAGACGTTGTATTCAAGAATTAgaaatagtaaaatattttttttgatgaATTATATACGAGaaattatatttcaaaaataatttaaaataaattatacactaattttttcacataatttattaaataaaatatatatattataataaaataattttttgtgaaTTATACACGAAATATtgtattttagaaaataatttaaaataaattatacgCGAATTTGTTTATAtcattattatataaaaatataaaaatataaatatagataaatatatTTCTATTTCAAGACGAtcattaaaaagttaaaaatatatgtatagTTGTGTTCATATCAagtttatataaaattgatatttaaaaagtgtaagataatttaataaattaaattaaataattattatttaatattttttaactataactttacctaaaaataatataatattaatatttaaaaactgttaaataatttaataaatttaattaaattatcatctaataattttcttttaactATCATCTttacatcaaaataattatacGTGAAACTTTTATACAAAGACTTAAAGATACCACGAAGATGATAGTTAAGACGATGAAATCGAAGGGACGAACTTGCCTGAAGAGTGCGACGAAGAGGACGAACACCACCTTT includes:
- the LOC130961738 gene encoding histone-lysine N-methyltransferase ATXR4, which translates into the protein MNFVKSKRKIKMRFPLSHTLRLASSLFTKPNKFQFHHFTTTTATPELRPDPPPIRVGLTDSAGRGVFATRPIGAGELIHTAKPAVCHPSPNVLHTVCYCCLRRISNPDGSEAQRVSFCSEDCKRRCMEFYNVETKADWAAFDDYCRTHGLKYPFMVKRLACMVISGVARSDSVDILQPANLTPQMISRMEEEFGLLWNAFRKTLISDEDISFLTKQWYIGVLARIRINAFRIELATGLYEDLLSSAAASVEAEAAVGHAVYILPSFYNHDCDPNAHIIWIDNADAKLKALRDVEEGEELRICYIDASLDRDARQELLSRGFGFQCNCNRCLHGD
- the LOC130962236 gene encoding uncharacterized protein LOC130962236 — its product is MGRLAPLSEEPINEEEQDYYVTSGNNKNSSSSSLSKHKVFLHSWRNWNWIRNHFSIAFNKKSNLKILLSVLGCPLFPLPVHPKLPLNEVSSSAQYIIQHYSAATRCRKLEGTVKNVFTTGKVAMVVVDEVGSSGGGNGGVNNGGSEKGCFVMWQMVPDKWQIELVLSGQKVAAGSNGSVAWRHTPWLGTHAAKGGVRPLRRTLQGLDPLAISCVFSGAQYMGEKEMSDMDCFVLKLSADQKDLAQRSDNTAEMIKHSIFGYFSQRSGLLVHLEDSYLTRIQAPGSYPTYWETTMSTNIQDYRPVIVDNNNSNDNNGVMIAHAGSSTVIITRFGDNIKAGTDMTRLEESWTIDDVAFNVPGLSMDCFIPPQELQKDYPEEGLDWRSPLHR